Proteins encoded in a region of the Bdellovibrionota bacterium genome:
- a CDS encoding phosphatidate cytidylyltransferase: MGQTLKRTITAIILLAIAMGCAFLGAQYFIYLVHALVLFMQYETAKLLFKTLAPKLVYPFIVQTFVSTLVFNYLPAHFLPFLFLITALSMALILVLYSDKENAEHLKIISLYSLGFAYVGLLPALTTKLLMLYNGAYWFIVCLGVVFAGDVAAYFVGRKFGKNKLIPAISPNKTLEGALGGLAASIILGAGLGSYFFPEANLATLGVSCAVAGILAQSGDFFESLIKRVAGAKDSGSLLPGHGGFLDRFDGILFALPVFYYIAI; this comes from the coding sequence ATGGGTCAGACTTTAAAAAGAACAATCACTGCTATTATACTATTGGCCATTGCTATGGGCTGCGCTTTTTTAGGTGCTCAGTATTTTATTTATCTGGTTCATGCACTTGTTCTCTTTATGCAATATGAGACCGCGAAGCTGCTTTTTAAAACTCTGGCTCCAAAGCTAGTTTATCCTTTTATTGTTCAAACATTTGTTTCTACATTAGTGTTCAACTATCTGCCCGCACACTTCTTACCCTTTTTGTTTTTGATCACGGCTCTTTCAATGGCTCTTATCTTGGTTCTTTATTCTGATAAGGAAAACGCAGAACATCTAAAAATTATTTCTTTATATTCTCTGGGCTTTGCTTATGTCGGACTTTTGCCTGCACTAACCACCAAATTATTGATGCTTTATAATGGTGCTTATTGGTTTATCGTTTGTTTGGGTGTCGTATTTGCAGGCGATGTCGCAGCGTATTTTGTTGGTAGGAAATTCGGAAAAAATAAATTAATACCTGCAATTTCTCCTAATAAAACTCTCGAAGGCGCTCTTGGGGGTCTTGCGGCATCAATTATTTTAGGCGCAGGACTTGGTTCATATTTCTTCCCAGAAGCGAATCTAGCTACATTAGGTGTGAGTTGCGCCGTTGCAGGCATTTTAGCCCAGTCCGGCGACTTCTTTGAATCGCTTATTAAACGCGTAGCCGGAGCAAAAGACTCTGGCTCTCTACTCCCTGGCCATGGCGGATTTTTAGATCGTTTTGATGGCATCTTGTTTGCCCTTCCTGTGTTTTATTATATTGCGATTTAG
- a CDS encoding isoprenyl transferase: MKTLNHIAIIMDGNGRWAQNKGRHRAFGHIQGVRVAKKIITAVREVGVPHLTLYAFSTENWNRPRQEVELLMKLLFKYLVRERALLVKQNIRFRVLGQIERLPQEIVKEIIKTVDATAGCTGMTLNMAISYGGREDIVQAFKKAHELILLGKLQPNNVTEETISGLLETAELPDPDLLIRTSGEQRLSNFLLWQSAYTELMFTDSLWPDFTKNDLLRAIEDYNKRERRFGRTSEQMTSNNI, from the coding sequence TTGAAAACTCTCAACCATATAGCCATCATTATGGACGGCAATGGCAGATGGGCGCAGAACAAAGGGCGCCATCGTGCTTTTGGTCATATTCAAGGCGTAAGAGTCGCGAAGAAGATCATCACTGCTGTGAGAGAAGTCGGCGTTCCTCATTTGACTCTTTATGCATTCAGCACTGAAAATTGGAATAGACCGAGACAAGAAGTTGAACTTCTCATGAAACTTCTTTTTAAATATCTCGTGCGCGAAAGAGCACTCCTTGTAAAACAAAATATTAGATTTAGAGTGCTTGGACAAATTGAACGCCTTCCACAAGAAATCGTAAAAGAAATCATTAAAACTGTGGATGCGACAGCCGGCTGCACGGGAATGACTCTCAATATGGCGATCAGTTATGGTGGACGAGAAGATATTGTTCAAGCTTTCAAAAAAGCTCATGAACTTATTCTTTTAGGAAAACTACAACCCAATAATGTGACGGAAGAAACTATTTCTGGCTTGCTAGAAACCGCAGAGCTTCCAGATCCTGATCTTCTCATTCGTACAAGTGGCGAACAAAGACTTTCAAACTTCCTTTTGTGGCAATCTGCCTACACGGAATTGATGTTTACGGATTCTCTATGGCCGGATTTTACAAAAAACGATTTACTTCGTGCCATTGAAGATTACAATAAACGTGAAAGAAGATTTGGAAGAACCTCAGAACAAATGACTTCCAATAATATTTGA
- the frr gene encoding ribosome recycling factor — MVKEIKSKAEEKMKLGLDSLKRELGKVRTGKAHTSMLDSIKVVYYGTVTPLSQVSALSCPDAKTFMIAPWEVSTLKEIEAAIVKSDLGMTPINDGKKILLKLPEITEQRRKELVKQIGKVVEDARVAVRHARRDANEEVKAALKDKAISEDESKKSQEEIQKLTDDYIAKVDQTAGDKEKELMTV; from the coding sequence ATGGTAAAAGAAATCAAATCAAAAGCTGAAGAAAAAATGAAGTTGGGTCTTGATTCTCTAAAAAGAGAATTAGGGAAAGTTCGTACTGGTAAAGCACACACATCAATGCTCGATTCTATTAAAGTAGTCTACTACGGAACTGTAACTCCACTCTCGCAAGTTTCAGCTTTGAGCTGCCCAGATGCAAAAACATTTATGATTGCACCTTGGGAAGTGAGCACATTAAAAGAAATCGAAGCCGCTATCGTAAAAAGTGATTTGGGCATGACTCCAATAAACGATGGCAAAAAAATTCTATTAAAGCTTCCAGAAATTACAGAACAAAGACGTAAAGAACTAGTTAAGCAAATCGGTAAAGTTGTTGAAGACGCAAGAGTTGCGGTAAGACACGCGCGCCGTGATGCTAACGAAGAGGTAAAAGCTGCTCTTAAAGACAAAGCAATCAGCGAAGACGAAAGCAAAAAATCCCAAGAAGAAATTCAAAAATTGACAGATGATTATATTGCAAAAGTGGATCAAACTGCTGGCGACAAAGAAAAAGAATTGATGACCGTATAG
- the pyrH gene encoding UMP kinase, whose product MSRPVYKRILLKLSGEALAGPQGYGIDPETIQQIALDVGEVFKAGYEIGIVIGGGNIFRGIAASAHGMDRASSDYMGMLATCINALALQDALEKIEVDTRVQSAIEMAEIAESYIRRRAIRHLEKGRIVIFAGGTGNPFFTTDTAASLRAMEIGADVIFKATKVDGIYDKDPKKHSDAVMWDELTYIDVLNKRLEVMDSTAISLCMDNKLPILTFNLKTRGNILRAAKGDKIGTLIKT is encoded by the coding sequence TTGTCACGTCCAGTTTATAAAAGAATATTACTCAAATTGAGTGGTGAAGCTCTTGCCGGTCCTCAGGGTTATGGAATTGATCCAGAGACGATTCAGCAAATCGCCCTTGATGTGGGAGAGGTCTTTAAAGCTGGATATGAAATCGGAATCGTTATTGGTGGCGGCAATATCTTTAGAGGAATTGCCGCTTCTGCGCATGGTATGGATAGAGCTAGTTCTGATTATATGGGCATGCTTGCCACATGTATCAATGCTCTCGCCTTACAGGATGCCTTAGAAAAAATCGAAGTGGACACAAGAGTGCAATCAGCCATTGAAATGGCGGAGATTGCAGAATCTTACATTCGTCGAAGAGCAATCCGACATCTTGAGAAAGGCCGAATCGTTATCTTTGCTGGCGGAACGGGAAATCCCTTCTTTACCACAGATACGGCTGCCTCACTCCGAGCTATGGAAATCGGAGCAGACGTTATCTTTAAAGCTACAAAAGTTGACGGCATCTATGACAAAGATCCAAAAAAACATTCCGACGCTGTGATGTGGGATGAGTTGACGTACATCGACGTTTTGAACAAACGTTTAGAAGTTATGGATTCTACGGCGATCAGTCTTTGTATGGACAACAAACTTCCAATCTTAACTTTCAATCTCAAAACTAGAGGAAATATTTTGAGAGCTGCGAAAGGTGATAAGATCGGAACTCTTATAAAAACTTAA
- the tsf gene encoding translation elongation factor Ts has protein sequence MSITAADVKNLRERTGAGMMDCKKALEENSGDFDKSVDWLRQKGLSKAAKKSGRVASEGLVYSYIHGEGRIGVLLEVNSETDFAAKNEKFQQFARDVAMHIAAMNPQYVSSTEIPKEDIDRERSVLRAKAIEEGKKADFVDKIVDGQINKWMSEVCLLDQKFVKNPDLSIQQLLTELIATIGENIVVRRFTRFELGEGIAKESKDFAAEVAEQLNKG, from the coding sequence ATGAGTATCACTGCTGCTGATGTTAAAAATTTAAGAGAGCGCACAGGCGCTGGTATGATGGACTGTAAAAAAGCTCTAGAAGAAAACTCTGGAGATTTTGATAAGTCTGTTGATTGGTTAAGACAAAAAGGTCTTTCTAAAGCTGCAAAAAAATCTGGTCGTGTGGCCTCAGAAGGTCTTGTTTATTCTTATATCCATGGTGAGGGAAGAATCGGCGTTCTTCTTGAAGTGAATTCAGAAACTGACTTCGCCGCAAAGAACGAAAAATTCCAACAATTTGCTAGAGACGTAGCTATGCACATCGCAGCTATGAATCCACAATATGTTAGTTCAACTGAAATTCCAAAAGAAGATATCGATCGCGAAAGATCAGTTCTTCGCGCTAAGGCGATCGAAGAAGGCAAAAAAGCAGACTTCGTTGACAAGATCGTAGACGGTCAAATCAACAAGTGGATGTCTGAGGTTTGTTTATTGGATCAAAAATTCGTAAAGAACCCAGATCTTTCTATCCAACAATTATTGACTGAGCTAATTGCTACAATCGGTGAAAATATTGTTGTTAGAAGATTCACACGTTTTGAACTTGGTGAAGGTATCGCTAAGGAATCAAAAGATTTTGCTGCTGAAGTAGCGGAACAATTGAACAAAGGATAA
- the rpsB gene encoding 30S ribosomal protein S2, with protein MAQVTIKEMLSCGVHFGHQTHRWNPKMKNYVFGTRSGIHIIDLQKSVLMAQKAADFVKTVSAQGGKMVFVGTKKQASTVVKEAAEKCGQYYITKRWLGGTLTNFVTIKASIDRLKKLELMKEKGEFQYFSKKEQSRMDKEQEKLTEYLEGIKDMKDLPKAIFIVDLKKEHIAVHEAKVLGIPVVGISDTNADPDVIQYPIPGNDDAIRSIQLFANLIADSYLEGAKLYQDKIRSSTDKGDEAQGTATKKDSKAEAAAKAAAARKLVAVGTADDVEIAAELEQAETETTTDEETN; from the coding sequence ATGGCTCAAGTTACTATCAAAGAAATGCTTTCGTGCGGTGTTCATTTCGGACATCAAACACACAGATGGAATCCAAAAATGAAAAATTACGTGTTCGGTACACGTTCTGGGATTCATATTATCGATCTACAAAAATCAGTTTTGATGGCACAAAAAGCGGCTGATTTCGTAAAAACAGTTTCTGCTCAAGGCGGAAAAATGGTTTTTGTTGGTACAAAGAAACAAGCTTCAACAGTTGTAAAAGAAGCGGCGGAAAAATGTGGTCAGTACTACATTACAAAAAGATGGTTGGGTGGAACACTTACTAACTTTGTAACTATCAAAGCTTCAATCGATCGTTTGAAAAAATTAGAATTAATGAAAGAAAAAGGCGAGTTCCAATACTTTAGCAAAAAAGAACAGTCTAGAATGGACAAAGAACAAGAAAAATTGACTGAGTATCTTGAAGGTATCAAAGATATGAAAGATCTTCCAAAGGCGATCTTCATCGTGGATTTAAAGAAAGAACACATTGCTGTTCATGAAGCAAAAGTTCTTGGAATTCCTGTTGTAGGCATCTCTGACACCAACGCGGATCCAGATGTGATTCAATATCCAATTCCTGGAAACGACGATGCAATCAGATCAATTCAACTTTTCGCTAACCTTATCGCTGATAGCTACTTAGAAGGTGCTAAGCTTTATCAAGATAAAATCAGATCTAGTACGGATAAAGGTGACGAAGCTCAAGGAACTGCAACTAAAAAAGATTCTAAAGCTGAAGCTGCTGCAAAAGCCGCTGCTGCTCGTAAGCTAGTTGCTGTAGGAACAGCGGACGATGTTGAAATCGCAGCTGAACTTGAACAAGCTGAGACTGAAACAACAACTGACGAAGAAACTAACTAA
- a CDS encoding CFI-box-CTERM domain-containing protein: MADAARKLLPCPKCKNEVEDLLRIDAGMKVSLESNGRPEAALAQVCPKCYTEMSSLVSQGAKLRAQKNTVEHNKKVLWKNRVDFLKQARNLMSIRAYPESAIMYEKYMKSVAIGFEIKPTEITPETFKDPRHKKELTVMSYVMWDLYKIYDTNTKYADRQKMIAQKLIAFARSNSNIQSDLARKLVNYTKYTKNRALTNEVLKSVDKNLVRCFIATAAFNTNLAPEVQILCAFRDNFLRRYFLGNLFIETYYKISPPIARALDRSPTAKKPVRFVLSIIATRLNAWLKLL; the protein is encoded by the coding sequence ATGGCAGATGCAGCAAGAAAACTTTTACCTTGTCCAAAGTGCAAAAACGAGGTTGAAGATCTTTTAAGAATTGATGCCGGCATGAAGGTTTCGTTGGAGTCCAACGGAAGACCCGAAGCCGCGCTCGCTCAAGTGTGCCCGAAGTGTTACACCGAGATGTCGTCGCTTGTTTCACAAGGCGCAAAGCTTCGCGCTCAAAAAAATACAGTTGAGCACAATAAAAAAGTTCTCTGGAAAAATCGCGTCGACTTTTTAAAACAAGCTAGAAATTTAATGTCTATCAGAGCGTATCCTGAGTCTGCTATTATGTATGAAAAATACATGAAAAGCGTGGCTATAGGATTTGAAATAAAACCAACAGAAATTACTCCTGAAACCTTCAAAGATCCTCGTCATAAAAAAGAACTCACCGTGATGTCTTATGTAATGTGGGATTTATATAAAATTTATGACACGAATACAAAATACGCCGATCGCCAAAAAATGATCGCCCAAAAACTCATTGCCTTTGCGAGATCAAATTCTAACATCCAATCCGACCTAGCTAGAAAACTTGTAAACTACACCAAGTATACGAAAAACAGAGCACTTACAAACGAAGTGCTGAAAAGCGTGGATAAAAACTTAGTAAGATGTTTTATTGCGACGGCGGCCTTTAACACAAACCTCGCGCCAGAAGTGCAAATTCTTTGCGCATTCCGAGATAATTTCTTGAGACGTTATTTCTTAGGCAACCTATTTATTGAAACTTACTACAAAATTTCGCCTCCCATCGCTCGTGCCCTAGATCGCTCACCCACAGCTAAAAAACCTGTGAGATTTGTCTTATCAATAATTGCAACGCGTCTTAATGCGTGGTTGAAACTCTTATAA